A stretch of Palaemon carinicauda isolate YSFRI2023 chromosome 36, ASM3689809v2, whole genome shotgun sequence DNA encodes these proteins:
- the LOC137628259 gene encoding uncharacterized protein, with translation MDITNEGDALGEDGEDNQLNTSDVDEDPGQEQEALPYPEKMFHLLQIAEAFIALGGKYLMGAKNLTLVPMEWYHVCYTVSTTQLLIYVNGEINIVHDISARKILLNASMVLGQETDQVLGGYQEQQSFSGIITEFNLYNRVLTEEEVQSQFQCENFDEGDLIAWSTTLWEKFGSVQEITVNQEDYCNTSKQVTVFPERRSFREAIHWCDNQKAKLHIPRSVEENVALYSASKAFLSVCQPPNHATVFLWLGATDEENNEYLDMEGNPLMYENFNFKSSSASQTCLGMMIPPNAGKWDDTKCSSLYQFCVPCEETVPTMYKMRGLCEEDEQAILFRLGPEDGKKTSFRGFTKFDLKFNEENKTWMLTDMWTKELIASYFAFDGSYPLGTHTWKLTTDYYVCGKPKDADHVLALSACYDWEYSCEDATCINLTQRCDLRVDCPDASDEKSCEKLSLPEDYLSNLTPPGVEPGPLNMNLNMSLFGFSEINLRDMKLTVDFTLTLSWYDIRLQYLNLKELIDINYVERSKVWTPKLEFLNADFPKVHETTPVLTIRKETDPEPDDPVLTAHNEVFEGSKNPIQMTWKVNAPFSCSMDLQNFPFDAQHCQLLLRLTSARVDFLQWNDLEVIYLGEVWLTEYQVGSVTIDSHTEQDYSVASVNIKLYRRFWFYITSTYLPTIMLMLISYTSLFLKRDNMDLRVMMTLTTLLVLYALYQQIAEGLPKTSYTKAIDVWCFFAITFIFTQVIFQVVVDVRIKRKSNPGKQVSIFLQRICWQEGRGAEAGEYLGEEKEDPPKTNRPLKAARYCYALIVIIFFIVYWIVVIGSMKE, from the exons ATGGACATCACAAATGAGGGTGATGCCCTCGGAGAAGATGGAGAGGACAACCAACTCAACACATCAGATGTAGATGAGGACCCCGGCCAAGAACAAGAAGCCCTTCCATACCCCGAGAAAATGTTTCATCTCCTTC AGATCGCCGAAGCTTTCATAGCCTTGGGAGGCAAGTATCTCATGGGGGCCAAAAACTTGACTCTCGTTCCTATGGAGTGGTATCATGTCTGCTACACGGTCAGCACTACGCAACTTCTCATATATGTCAATGG AGAGATCAACATCGTGCATGACATTTCGGCCCGGAAGATCCTGTTGAACGCTTCCATGGTTTTGGGGCAAGAGACTGACCAAGTCCTAGGGGGATACCAGGAGCAACAGAGCTTCTCAGGGATAATCACAGAGTTCAA CCTCTACAACCGCGTCCTGACGGAAGAGGAAGTACAGAGTCAGTTTCAATGTGAAAACTTCGACGAAGGGGATCTTATAGCCTGGTCTACCACGCTTTGGGAAAAGTTTGGCAGCGTACAGGAAATTACAGTCAATCAAGAAGATTACTGCAATACCAG TAAGCAAGTCACTGTATTCCCCGAGCGACGTTCATTCCGCGAGGCCATCCACTGGTGTGACAACCAGAAGGCAAAGCTCCATATCCCTCGCAGTGTTGAAGAGAATGTAGCTCTTTACAGTGCCTCCAAGGCATTTTTGTCTGTATGTCAGCCTCCCAACCACGCCACTGTTTTCCTCTGGTTAGGAGCCACAgatgaagaaaataatgaatatttggACATGGAG GGCAACCCACTGATGTACGAGAACTTTAACTTCAAGTCGTCTTCAGCTTCCCAAACATGCCTCGGTATGATGATTCCTCCAAATGCCGGAAAATGGGACGATACCAAGTGCTCCTCCCTGTACCAATTCTGCGTGCCCTGCGAGGAAACTGTGCCCACGATGTACAAGATGAGGGGCCTCTGCGAAGAAGATGAGCAGGCGATTCTCTTTCGACTTGGTCCCgaagatggaaagaaaacttcTTTTAG AGGCTTTACAAAGTTCGACCTTAAATTCAACGAGGAAAACAAAACTTGGATGTTGACAGACATGTGGACAAAGGAACTGATAGCGTCTTATTTCGCCTTCGATGGTTCGTATCCCTTGGGCACCCACACGTGGAAATTGACCACAGACTATTATGTGTGCGGGAAACCGAAAG ATGCCGACCATGTCCTGGCCTTGTCCGCCTGCTACGACTGGGAGTACAGCTGCGAAGACGCCACTTGCATCAACCTGACGCAGAGATGCGACCTGAGAGTGGACTGCCCGGACGCGTCGGACGAGAAGTCCTGCGAGAAACTGTCGTTGCCCGAGGACTACCTCTCCAACCTGACGCCTCCGGGGGTGGAGCCCGGGCCGCTTAACATGAATCTTAATATGAGTCTCTTTGGGTTCTCTGAG ATCAACCTTCGCGATATGAAGCTGACGGTCGACTTCACGCTGACCCTGTCGTGGTACGACATTCGCCTCCAGTATCTAAACTTGAAAGAGCTCATTGACATTAACTATGTGGAG CGATCAAAGGTCTGGACGCCAAAGCTGGAGTTCTTGAACGCTGATTTCCCAAAAGTACATGAGACAACACCAGTGTTGACGATAAGAAAAGAGACTGACCCGGAACCAGATGACCCAGTTCTCACAGCTCATA ACGAAGTCTTCGAAGGCAGCAAGAATCCCATTCAAATGACCTGGAAAGTCAACGCCCCATTTTCGTGCAGCATGGACCTCCAGAACTTCCCTTTCGATGCGCAGCACTGCCAACTTCTTCTTCGACTGACCTCGGCCAGGGTCGACTTCCTACAGTGGAATGACCTTGAGGTCATTTACCTGGGAGAG GTGTGGCTGACGGAATACCAAGTGGGCTCCGTCACCATCGACAGCCACACAGAGCAAGACTACAGCGTGGCATCCGTCAACATCAAGCTGTACCGACGCTTCTGGTTTTACATCACCTCGACCTACCTGCCCACCATCATGCTGATGCTGATCAGTTACACTTCTCTGTTCTTGAAACGGGACAACATGGacttgagagtgatgatgactcTCACCACGCTGCTGGTGCTCTACGCTCTCTACCAACAGATCGCCGAGGGACTGCCCAAGACGTCGTACACCAAAGCCATCGATGTCTGGTGCTTCTTTGCCATCACGTTCATTTTCACGCAG GTGATCTTCCAGGTAGTAGTAGATGTACGAATCAAGAGGAAGTCAAACCCAGGAAAGCAGGTATCCATATTCTTGCAGCGAATCTGCTGGCAAGAAGGACGAGGAGCCGAAGCAGGCGAATATTTGGGAGAGGAGAAAGAAGATCCCCCGAAGACCAACCGTCCGCTGAAAGCCGCGAGGTATTGCTACGCTCTGATAGTAATCATATTCTTTATCGTGTACTGGATTGTGGTGATTGGCAGCATGaaggaataa